From one Plasmodium malariae genome assembly, chromosome: 12 genomic stretch:
- the PmUG01_12039600 gene encoding phosphoribosylpyrophosphate synthetase, putative, translated as MNKMNFVLPNRYISKWFKKRNNFEKEKNGISKLLTLILSGGSSATAAAVGWCFLKDEENRSKLRLDCRDLKKSIYSMLYNVSNNNKNIFFENSVYCDNSKKNFQHPLWRSEEKRPIEKMENAILFSGSSNPLLSKNIADHLGTNLGKVNLKRFADGEVSMQFIDSIRGKDVYIIQPTCPPVNENLIELLLMISTCRRASAKKITAVIPYYGYARQDRKLSSRVPISAADVARMIEAMGVDRVVAIDLHSGQIQGFFGPRVPVDNLEAQIIGLDYFTKKDLYKPVIVSPDAGGVYRARKFQDGLNHRGISDCGIAMLIKQRTKPNEIEKMDLVGNVYDSDVIIVDDMIDTSGTLCEAAKQLKKHGARRVFAFATHGLFSGLAIDRIENSPLEEVIVTDTVKANKNIDNCKKITKLSVSVLVADAIRRIHQKESLNDLFNIKG; from the coding sequence atgaataaaatgaattttgtCTTAccaaatagatatatatcaAAGTGGtttaagaaaagaaataattttgagaaagaaaagaatggCATTAGTAAGTTATTGACCTTAATACTAAGTGGTGGTAGTTCTGCTACTGCTGCTGCTGTTGGATGGTGTTTTTTGAAAGATGAAGAGAATAGAAGCAAGCTTCGGTTAGATTGTAGGGATTTAAAAAAGAGCATATATAGTATGTTATATAAtgttagtaataataataaaaatattttttttgagaatAGTGTTTATTGTGATAATTCGAAAAAGAATTTTCAACATCCATTATGGAGATCAGAGGAGAAGAGACCTATTGAGAAAATGGAAAATGCAATATTATTTAGTGGTTCATCAAATCCtttattaagtaaaaatatagctGACCATTTAGGTACAAATTTAGGAAAAGTAAACTTAAAAAGATTTGCCGATGGGGAAGTGTCAATGCAATTTATAGACAGTATAAGAGGAAAGGATGTATATATCATACAACCAACCTGTCCACcagtaaatgaaaatttaattgAATTATTGCTGATGATATCGACATGTAGAAGAGCATCAGCAAAAAAGATTACTGCTGTTATTCCATATTATGGTTATGCTAGACAGGATAGAAAATTAAGTTCAAGAGTACCCATATCCGCAGCTGATGTAGCAAGAATGATAGAAGCTATGGGTGTTGACAGAGTAGTAGCTATTGATTTACATTCTGGACAAATTCAAGGTTTTTTTGGACCTAGAGTACCTGTAGATAATTTAGAAGCACAAATAATTGGTTTAgattattttacaaaaaaagatttatataAACCTGTTATTGTTTCACCAGATGCTGGAGGAGTTTATAGAGCAAGGAAATTTCAAGATGGTTTAAATCATAGAGGTATAAGTGATTGTGGTATTGCTatgttaataaaacaaagaacAAAACCAaatgaaattgaaaaaatggaTTTAGTAGGTAATGTTTATGATTCAGATGTTATTATTGTTGATGATATGATTGATACATCTGGTACATTATGTGAAGCAgcaaaacaattaaaaaaacacgGAGCTAGAAGAGTTTTTGCCTTTGCTACTCATGGACTTTTTTCAGGACTAGCTATTGATAGAATTGAAAACTCTCCATTAGAGGAAGTTATTGTTACTGATACGGTTAAGGCgaacaaaaatattgataATTGCAAGAAGATAACCAAACTAAGCGTTTCTGTGCTCGTTGCTGACGCTATTAGGAGAATTCACCAGAAGGAATCTTTGAACGACCTTTTTAACATAAAGGGGTAG
- the LSM6 gene encoding U6 snRNA-associated Sm-like protein LSm6, putative, whose product MSSNSPKDFVESLKGRAVIVRLNNGTDYKGILACLDERMNVALEQTEEYFEGELIEKYNDAFIRGNNVFYIRAIEDE is encoded by the coding sequence ATGAGCTCCAATTCACCTAAAGATTTTGTTGAAAGCTTGAAAGGACGAGCAGTAATAGTTAGACTAAACAACGGGACGGATTACAAAGGAATACTAGCTTGCTTAGATGAACGCATGAATGTTGCGCTGGAACAGACGGAAGAATATTTCGAAGGAGaattaattgaaaaatataacgaTGCTTTTATTAGGggtaataatgtattttacaTAAGAGCAATTGAAGATGAGTag
- the LDH gene encoding L-lactate dehydrogenase, putative, with translation MAPKTKIVLVGSGMIGGVMATLIVQKNLGDVVMFDIVKNMPYGKALDTSHMNVMAYSNCKVTGSNSYEDLKGADVVIVTAGFTKVPGKSDKEWNRDDLLPLNNKIMIEIGGHVKNYCPNAFIIVVTNPVDVMVQLLHKHSGVPKNKIVGLGGVLDTSRLKYYISQKLNVCPRDVNALIVAAHGNKMVPLKRYITVGGIPLQEFINNKKITDAELDAIFDRTVNTALEIVNLHASPYVAPAAAIIEMAESYIKDLKKVLICSTLLEGQYGHSDIFGGTPLVLGANGVEQVIELQLNSEEKKKFDEAIAETKRMKALV, from the coding sequence ATGGCACCCAAAACAAAAATTGTTCTAGTCGGTTCAGGTATGATTGGAGGTGTTATGGCCACATTAATTGTTCAGAAGAACTTAGGAGATGTTGTTATGTTTGACATTGTTAAGAACATGCCCTATGGAAAAGCATTAGATACATCTCATATGAATGTAATGGCTTATTCAAATTGCAAAGTGACAGGATCAAATTCATATGAAGATTTAAAAGGTGCAGAtgtagtaatagtaacagcAGGATTTACAAAGGTTCCAGGAAAGAGTGATAAGGAATGGAATAGAGATGATTTACTACCATTGAACAACAAAATTATGATAGAAATAGGTGGtcatgtaaaaaattattgtccAAATGCTTTTATAATAGTTGTTACAAACCCAGTTGATGTAATGGTGCAGCTGTTACATAAACATTCAGGTGtaccaaaaaataaaattgtaggTTTAGGAGGTGTTCTAGATACATCTAGgcttaaatattatatatcacaaaaattaaatgtttgTCCAAGAGATGTAAATGCACTTATTGTTGCTGCACATGGTAATAAAATGGTTCCTTTGAAAAGATACATAACTGTTGGTGGTATTCCATTACaagaatttattaataataaaaaaattaccgATGCTGAATTGGATGCCATATTTGATAGGACTGTAAATACAGCACTGGAAATTGTTAACTTACATGCTTCACCATATGTTGCTCCAGCTGCTGCTATTATTGAAATGGCTgaatcatatataaaagacttaaaaaaagtattaatatgTTCTACTTTATTAGAAGGACAATATGGACACAGTGATATTTTTGGAGGTACACCCCTTGTTTTAGGAGCCAATGGTGTTGAACAGGTTATCGAGTTACAGTTAAACAgtgaagagaaaaaaaaatttgatgaAGCTATTGCTGAAACGAAGAGAATGAAGGCTTTagtgtaa
- the DHFS-FPGS gene encoding dihydrofolate synthase/folylpolyglutamate synthase, putative, which produces MGEEIKSYEECLDKLYKTHAMKLGLDSMKQMSESFNNPTENYKTVHVAGTNGKGSVCYKIYSCLKLRKFKVGIYSSPHIFSLRERIIVDDEPINEEDLICLVNQVFKKIKEINIYPSFFEIISLVAFLHFSNKKVDYAIIETGIGGRLDATNILKSPELIIITSIGYDHVHILGSELKDICNEKIGIFKKNANVVIGPSVSIYKNVFQKAKELNCTINVVPPEPRGETYNEENSRIAMEALKLLKINIDNFLKSVIHIKPPLRKQYLAEEQMQHVKKKFMSTNFLQQNNDYSLYPHAVILDVGHNETAIDRLCRDINIFHKGKLIRACISITKPRSLNIFQPLIAQFPHVLKDIFYLPSLNERTYDFEELVEMINWDNRIKDELKEHVLSGAKKVKQWLRIHRGESADDPTNPNNADNLYKRGTIPVIVKNAFLECCKDNSILLICGTFFIFDEVLNSFDIYSDMQDTIFMNEPSTI; this is translated from the exons ATGGGGGAGGAGATAAAAAGTTATGAGGAATGCTTAgacaaattatataaaactcATGCAATGAAATTAGGACTTGATAGCATGAAACAGATGAGCGAGTCGTTTAACAATCCTACTGAAAATTACAAAACTGTGCACGTTGCAGGTACTAATGGAAAGGGGTCAGTATgctataaaatttattcatgTCTGAAGTTGAGAAAATTTAAGGTAGGAATATATTCTTCTCCTCATATATTTTCACTAAGAGAAAGAATAATAGTAGATGACGAACCGATAAACGAGGAGGATTTAATATGTTTAGTTAACcaagtatttaaaaaaattaaagaaataaatatatatccatcCTTCTTTGAAATTATTTCACTAGTTGCCTTTTTACacttttcaaataaaaaagttgaCTATGCAATAATAGAAACAGGGATAGGTGGAAGATTAGATGCtacaaatattttgaaaagtCCTGAACTGATCATAATAACTTCCATAGGTTATGAccatgtgcatatattagGATCCGAGCTTAAAGATAtatgtaatgaaaaaataggtatatttaagaaaaatgcaAATGTAGTTATAGGACCATCtgtttctatatataaaaatgtttttcaaAAAGCAAAAGAATTAAACTGCACTATTAATGTAGTGCCACCAGAACCAAGAGGAGAAACATACAATGAAGAAAATTCTAGAATAGCTATGGAAGcattaaaattgttaaagataaatatagacaattttttaaagtcagttatacatattaaaccACCACTACGAAAACAATATTTAGCTGAGGAGCAAATGCAGcatgtaaaaaagaaattcatGTCTACAAATTTCCTACAACAAAATAATGATTATTCTTTATATCCTCATGCTGTTATACTAGATGTTGGACATAATGAAACCGCCATTGATAGATTGTGTCGAGATATTAACATCTTTCATAAAGGAAAATTAATTAGAGCATGTATATCTATAACGAAGCCACGaagtttaaatatattccaACCCTTAATTGCGCAGTTTCCGCATGTATTGAAG gatattttttacttaccGTCCTTGAATGAACGGACATACGATTTTGAAGAGTTAGTAGAAATGATAAACTGGGATAATCGCATAAAGGATGAATTAAAGGAACATGTTTTAAGTGGAGCAAAAAAGGTGAAACAGTGGTTGAGGATCCATAGAGGGGAGAGTGCAGATGACCCAACTAACCCAAACAACGCGGACAATTTGTATAAAAGGG GTACCATTCCGGTAATTGTGAAAAACGCCTTTCTGGAATGTTGCAAAGACAATTCAATTTTGCTAATTTGTggaactttttttatttttgatgaAGTTTTAAATTCGTTTGATATATACTCAG ACATGCAAGatacaatttttatgaacGAACCATCAACAATTTAA
- the YKT6.2 gene encoding SNARE protein, putative codes for MNDFSSTLPNNERSNKIALYAILIYKYDASEPIFLSASMDLTSFPFFHRSSLKEHIFFHSRLVCSRTPKGNREIIELESGIGHLHIYTSKENNISVLVLSTKAYPLRIAFGLIDNTQKLFRQKCRGKYENITQDLKEDMLFHEELNELLKKYQNPSEADKLSRVQKDLDEVKDVMLKNIEDLLQRGEKLDDLMKKSQDLSNSSYQFYRQAKKNNQCCKLY; via the exons ATGAATGATTTTTCAAGCACTCTTCCAAATAATGAAAGATCAAATAAAATTGCTTTATACGCAATATTAATTTACAAATACGATGCATCAGAACCCATTTTTTTGTCCGCATCGATGGACTTAACGTCATTCCCCTTTTTTCACAGATCTTCATTAAAAGAGCATATATTCTTTCATTCTAGATTAGTATGTAGTAGAACACCCAAAGGTAACAGAGAAATTATTGAATTAGAGTCGGGCATTGggcatttacatatatatacaagtaaagaaaataatattagtgTATTAGTATTATCAACAAAGGCATACCCTTTAAGAATTGCTTTTGGGTTAATAGACAATACTCAGAAATTATTTAGACAAAAATGTAGAGGGAAATATGAAAACATTACTCAAGatttaaaagaagatatGTTATTTCATGAGGAATTAAAtgaattgttaaaaaaatatcaaaaccCATCAGAAGCAGATAAATTATCAAGAGTGCAAAAAGATCTTGATGAAGTTAAGGATGTCatgcttaaaaatattgaagaCTTATTACAAAGAGGAGAAAAATTAGATGACCTTATGAAAAAAAGCCAAGATCTTTCCAATTCGTCATATCAATTTTATAG acaAGCCAAAAAGAATAATCAGTGCTGTAAGTTATACTGA
- the PmUG01_12040100 gene encoding conserved Plasmodium protein, unknown function translates to MMNGYLRYTISFYVFNCFSFEKDLMKFWKDTNLLPTEDIVIISLKNAFDKGILQNVRTEVERHANRNRNGTYKFVDINYDFEKYAILVMVRGKLHKDMSDVYYKHVNMYTKKTYGETYTNMMKCYFDNFMRTKMKKHSTEEEKKEDEKGGNDKNGNEKKGQVMIVRNAHNSEFPISYKVANPKNKILQIKINGITYMNSLNRYFEIDQENKRLRNYLPNVEDKKKGDEYDEQPPRTFSSGGSNRGSSSDGSNSGNSSETDSRVAKKSPVTQGGSSIVRGKHVCERVEASQYDDNCVSCLTFTIKKVSFCVCISNMDIYKYLDRVDYYKYIFHNYEKKREDRGGNIHLNYMKYFVDNYLLYCKQVYNYLLNKIIFETKNEDIYLFNIDIIILLGFDKYVLFNYKKGNIFNDDSLFFDRNIIIMNQHKINYLQKRRYFTLTMRKRKEKRICVGFRVSCELFMHSNDTASVKGSAGLADDITDNVDEGGKFFYKPFNQVERKNKNINVTVDPQIINFHSIRTHQMYQTSFELFYDYKEKDMHISNTDSSKCSNVGDVVNCDYYKDCGGEGLCRKKEVGRLHVKKISTSRKKSCKYDGNEKGGVYEVQNNKEEREKRDEERIDERSDERIDKRSDERSEKQREEKKKNFNYVRNVLDVDQVRENRWLSSTTNKKKGVSNEKDFSKSGELSLEKVVEVRNVFQKNISNYSPHGSVFKNSEECCYKSKSNSFDDCNDYYTTLNTHSSGTMNIDDFPLSDGGSQGNVDTLYFSILCFDAKNNSTIPVNLYSYMHLKKNSIFKYLEENIRFKKEDIIKEKKEGNKSSSIYNEANFDILRCIYVYPYKGILKKNSKKKIFLNLYVEHFIKSEMANQTFVLIIRVHNFAKDIFLTFNYCLKNTIIGLLIRDSATHTGDGTAIIGDDPVNSRNDDSKNNYDSANNDKIQMKPILPANFTKFVFFLFFILDNYQRDVSNYDEGKEIDDVFYFFRLSNLNNCHLIYYISPNLDSNNGNGNGNCNFNYPWKKNFFYGKYYEENIPGGVSSLNKKRFQNGEEKNVYIPDEINYVIGKLKNSEKIEKIISIEAILLLCEELFHVLNKTMIYSNILVSIKTIYNNCNLNENMKMYLIFCAILKNSPSVVYKNIFLVFTCFLKKLFNYFIQLSMHNFYALVIKNTDEDHHYNKICKKKKYINYYSNLFLDAFHFFHTSFLSYVSTIFLSFLDVQIALDLAHYLLFHM, encoded by the exons atgatgaatggATACTTGAGGTACACAATTtccttttatgtttttaactGTTTTTCGTTTGAAAAAGATCTAATGAAATTTTGGAAAGACACAAATTTACTCCCAACAGAAGATATTGTCATAATCAG tttgaAAAATGCGTTTGACAAGGGGATACTGCAGAATGTGCGAACAGAGGTAGAAAGACATGCTAACAGAAACAGAAACGGTACGTACAAATTTGttgatataaattatgattttgaaaaatatgctATCCTCGTTATGGTAAGAGGGAAACTGCACAAGGATATGAGTGATGTGTACTACAAGCAtgttaatatgtatacaaagAAGACCTATGGGGAAACATATACAAACATGATGAAGTGCTACTTTGATAACTTCATGCGAACTAAAATGAAGAAGCACAGTACAGAGGAAGAGAAAAAGGAAGACGAAAAAGGAGGGAATGATAAGAATgggaatgaaaaaaaaggccAAGTAATGATTGTGCGGAATGCACACAACAGTGAGTTTCCTATCTCCTATAAAGTAGCTAAtccaaaaaacaaaattttacaGATTAAGATTAACGGTATCACATATATGAATTCTTTAAATAGATATTTCGAAATAGACCAAGAGAATAAAAGATTAAGGAACTACCTCCCAAATGTCGAGGACAAGAAAAAAGGAGACGAGTATGATGAACAGCCCCCTCGCACTTTTAGCAGCGGTGGGAGTAACCGCGGAAGTAGCAGTGATGGGAGTAACAGCGGAAATAGCAGTGAAACTGATAGTAGAGTGGCGAAGAAAAGTCCAGTAACTCAAGGCGGCAGTTCGATTGTAAGGGGAAAGCATGTGTGTGAAAGGGTTGAGGCGAGCCAGTACGACGACAACTGTGTGAGCTGCTTAACCTTTACGATTAAGAAGGTTAGCTTTTGTGTTTGTATATCTAACATGGacatttacaaatatttagaTAGAGTAGACTATTAcaagtatatatttcataattatgagaaaaaaagagaagacaGGGGAGGAAACATACACcttaattatatgaaatatttcgTAGATAACTATCTGTTGTACTGTAAACAGGTGTACAATTATCTTTTGAACAAAATAAtctttgaaacaaaaaatgaagacatctatttgtttaatatagACATTATTATTCTTCTAGGGTTTGacaaatatgttttatttaattacaaaaagggcaatatatttaatgatgattctctattttttgataggaatattattataatgaatcaacataaaataaattatttgcaGAAGAGGagatattttactttaacgATGAGAAAGcggaaagaaaaaagaatttgtGTTGGTTTTAGGGTTTCCTGTGAACTATTCATGCATTCGAATGATACAGCGAGTGTCAAGGGTTCTGCAGGTTTAGCAGATGATATAACCGACAATGTTGACGAAGggggaaaatttttttacaaaccATTTAACCAAGTCGAacggaaaaataaaaacatcaACGTTACGGTTGACCCCCAGataattaattttcattCAATCCGAACACATCAGATGTATCAAACAAGTTTTGAGCTTTTTTATGATTACAAGGAAAAAGATATGCACATTAGTAACACCGACTCTTCAAAATGCAGTAATGTCGGAGATGTGGTTAACTGCGACTACTACAAGGACTGCGGTGGGGAGGGTCTTTGCAGAAAGAAAGAAGTGGGTAGGTTGCATGTAAAGAAAATTTCAACAAGTAGGAAGAAGAGCTGTAAATATGATGGGAATGAAAAGGGGGGAGTATATGAGGTACAGAATAATAAAGAAGAGAGAGAAAAACGAGACGAAGAACGAATCGACGAACGAAGCGACGAACGAATCGACAAACGAAGCGACGAACGAAGCGAAAAACAAagagaggaaaaaaaaaaaaattttaactacGTACGAAATGTTTTGGACGTAGACCAAGTGAGGGAGAACAGATGGCTCTCTTCCACAaccaacaaaaaaaaaggtgttTCCAACGAAAAAGATTTCTCCAAAAGTGGCGAACTTTCTCTCGAAAAGGTGGTAGAGGTAAGGAAtgtatttcaaaaaaatatctcAAACTATTCCCCTCATGGAAGTGTTTTCAAAAATTCGGAAGAATGTtgttataaaagtaaaagtaaTAGTTTTGATGACTGTAATGACTACTATACAACATTAAACACCCATAGTAGTGGTACCATGAATATAGATGATTTCCCCTTAAGTGATGGAGGTAGCCAAGGAAATGTAGACACACTATACTTTTCTATATTATGTTTTGACGCAAAAAACAATTCGACAATTCCAGTTAACTTATACTCATATATGcacctaaaaaaaaattccatttttaaatatctaGAGGAAAATATtcgttttaaaaaagaagatataataaaagaaaagaaagaaggtAATAAATCCTCATCCATATATAATGAAGcaaattttgatatattaagatgtatttatgtatatccTTATAAAGgcatactaaaaaaaaatagcaaaaaaaaaatatttttaaatttatatgtggAACACTTTATAAAATCAGAAATGGCTAATCAGacttttgttttaataatcAGGGTCCACAATTTTGCAAAGGACATATTTTTAACGTTTAattattgtttaaaaaatacgaTAATTGGTTTGCTTATTCGGGATAGTGCTACTCACACGGGGGATGGCACAGCTATCATTGGTGATGACCCTGTTAACAGTCGAAATGACGATAGTAAAAATAACTATGATAGTGCTAATAACGATAAAATCCAAATGAAACCCATCCTACCTGCTAATTTTACCaagtttgttttttttttattttttatcctaGATAATTATCAGAGGGATGTATCAAATTACGACGAAGGAAAAGAAATCGATGAcgtcttttactttttccgATTATCTAATTTAAACAATTGCCAcctcatttattatattagtcCTAATTTGGATAGCAACAATGGGAATGGGAATGGAAATTGCAATTTCAATTACCCATGGaagaagaattttttttacggAAAATACTATGAAGAGAATATACCTGGGGGGGTTTCATctttgaataaaaaaaggttCCAAAATGGGGAAgagaaaaatgtatatataccagatgaaataaattatgtaattggaaaattaaaaaacagtGAAAAGATTGAAAAAATCATATCAATTGAAGCAATTTTGCTATTATGCGAAGAACTATTTCACGTTTTGAATAAGACCATGATCTATTCAAACATTCTTGTTTCCATAAAAACTATATACAACAATTGTAAccttaatgaaaatatgaaaatgtatttaatcTTTTGtgctattttaaaaaattcgcCCTCTgttgtttataaaaatatttttttagtttttacctgttttttaaaaaaattgtttaattatttcatacaACTCTCTATGCATAATTTTTACGCGCTCGTAATCAAAAATACGGATGAGGATCATCACTATAATAAgatttgcaaaaaaaaaaaatatatcaattatTATTCTAACTTATTTCTTGACGCTTTTCACTTTTTCCACACTTCTTTTTTGAGTTATGTatctacaatttttttaagttttttggATGTTCAAATAGCGCTGGACCTAGCCCATTACCTGCTTTTCCACATGTAG